The Bradyrhizobium ottawaense genome window below encodes:
- a CDS encoding MFS transporter: MISNWLAAALSRRNIHYGWVMVGVTFLAALISAGTVGAPGVFIVPLQKEFGWSTAEISSALSIRFILFGLMAPFAAALLNRYGLRNVTLAAQLIVVSALVASLGMTQVWQLVALWGVVIGIGTGMTALVLGATIATRWFAARRGLVVGIMTASVATGQLVFLPLLASLTERYGWRLALGFVCIMLGVSALAVLLAMRDRPSDLGLRPYGDEGTEPLPAPPVSHGSITGVALGTLRDASKSTAFWILFATFFVCGASTNGLVQVHLIPMCLDFGIPQVQAASLLAAMGIFDFFGTIMSGWLSDRYDNRYLLFWYYGLRGLSLIFLPFSDFSFYGLSIFAMFYGLDWIATVPPTVRLTAQKFGPERANLVFGWIFAGHQLGAGTAAFGAGLSRTVYESYLPAFFIAGALCVFASLIVLALSRQPKLQPAAASA; encoded by the coding sequence ATGATCTCGAACTGGCTCGCGGCAGCATTGTCCCGCCGCAACATCCATTACGGCTGGGTGATGGTCGGCGTGACCTTCCTTGCCGCGCTGATCAGCGCCGGCACGGTCGGCGCGCCCGGCGTGTTCATCGTTCCGCTTCAGAAGGAGTTCGGCTGGAGCACGGCGGAGATCTCTTCCGCGCTGTCGATCCGTTTCATCCTGTTCGGACTGATGGCGCCATTCGCGGCCGCCCTGCTCAACCGCTACGGGCTGCGCAACGTCACGCTGGCGGCACAGCTGATCGTGGTCTCGGCGCTGGTCGCATCGCTCGGCATGACTCAGGTCTGGCAGCTCGTCGCCCTCTGGGGCGTGGTGATCGGCATCGGCACCGGCATGACCGCGCTGGTGCTCGGCGCAACCATTGCCACGCGCTGGTTCGCGGCACGGCGCGGCCTCGTCGTCGGCATCATGACCGCGAGCGTCGCCACCGGCCAGCTCGTGTTCCTGCCGCTGCTCGCAAGCCTCACCGAACGCTACGGCTGGCGGCTGGCGCTCGGCTTCGTCTGCATCATGCTCGGCGTCTCTGCGCTGGCCGTCCTGCTTGCGATGCGCGACCGGCCGAGCGATCTCGGCCTGCGCCCGTACGGCGACGAAGGCACCGAGCCCCTGCCCGCCCCGCCCGTGAGCCACGGCTCGATCACGGGCGTGGCGCTCGGCACGCTGCGCGATGCCTCGAAGTCGACTGCATTCTGGATCCTGTTTGCGACCTTCTTCGTCTGCGGCGCTTCCACCAACGGCCTCGTCCAGGTTCACCTGATCCCGATGTGCCTCGATTTCGGCATCCCGCAGGTGCAGGCCGCGAGCCTGCTCGCAGCCATGGGCATCTTCGACTTCTTCGGCACCATCATGTCGGGCTGGCTGTCGGACCGCTACGACAATCGCTATCTCTTGTTCTGGTACTACGGCCTGCGCGGGCTCTCGCTGATCTTCCTGCCGTTCAGCGACTTCTCGTTCTATGGCCTTTCGATCTTCGCGATGTTCTACGGCCTCGACTGGATCGCGACGGTGCCGCCGACGGTGCGTCTCACCGCGCAGAAATTCGGGCCCGAGCGCGCCAATCTGGTGTTCGGCTGGATCTTTGCCGGCCATCAGCTCGGCGCCGGCACCGCGGCGTTCGGCGCTGGTCTCTCGCGGACGGTCTATGAGAGCTACCTGCCCGCGTTCTTCATCGCCGGCGCGCTCTGCGTGTTCGCCTCGCTGATCGTGCTGGCGCTGTCGCGGCAACCGAAACTACAGCCGGCGGCGGCCTCAGCCTAG
- a CDS encoding carbohydrate porin, translating into MSVAAAIALACTATSALAGAKDESAAAWLFPKWFNEWHDGLASKGLNFGATYIADNIANAAGGVKRGAIHFGRLDLSVDADLDRLVGWTGGRFYANALVIYGQGLSRNYVMNLATISEIEALPDQRLYNAYFEQSFFNDRLNIRAGQQAADVEFFDSQTDDLFVNGTFGWPAIKASNLPAGGPAPPIAVPGIRIKAALTDKITAYGAVFNGDPSGSGDVDPQLRDHHGLAFRVNDPPWVIGQVRFNYDIDIGGRRLAGNFTPGAWKHYGSFDSQRLTAEGMSIADPGGSGIPARLNGNYGIFAVIEQVLYRPPEVTETSTSASLPGITAFGRIAYSPPDRNLIDLYMDGGIGFVGFTPGRPLDRFGVAMAYMRISNSARNLDVDTQAFTGIRSPVRSNETLIEMIYEAHIKPGWLIAPYFQYVFRPSGGIANPNDPSGISRIGDAAVFGVTTTIRY; encoded by the coding sequence GCCGCATGGCTGTTTCCCAAATGGTTCAACGAATGGCACGACGGCCTTGCCAGCAAGGGCCTGAATTTCGGCGCCACCTATATCGCAGACAATATCGCCAACGCCGCCGGCGGCGTGAAGCGTGGCGCCATCCATTTCGGCCGGCTCGATCTGTCGGTCGATGCCGATCTCGACAGACTGGTCGGCTGGACCGGCGGCCGCTTTTACGCCAATGCTCTCGTCATCTACGGCCAGGGGCTCAGCCGCAACTACGTGATGAACCTCGCCACCATCAGCGAGATCGAGGCGCTGCCGGACCAGCGGCTCTACAACGCCTATTTCGAGCAGAGCTTTTTCAATGACCGCCTGAACATCAGGGCCGGCCAGCAGGCCGCCGATGTCGAGTTCTTCGACAGCCAGACCGACGACCTCTTCGTCAACGGCACCTTCGGCTGGCCCGCGATCAAGGCGTCCAACCTTCCGGCCGGCGGCCCGGCGCCGCCGATCGCGGTGCCCGGCATTCGCATCAAGGCCGCACTGACCGACAAGATCACCGCGTATGGTGCGGTGTTCAACGGCGATCCGTCCGGCTCCGGCGATGTCGATCCTCAGCTGCGCGATCATCATGGCCTGGCATTCCGCGTCAACGATCCGCCGTGGGTGATCGGGCAGGTCCGCTTCAACTACGACATCGATATCGGCGGCCGTCGGCTCGCCGGCAATTTCACGCCGGGCGCGTGGAAGCATTACGGCTCGTTCGACAGCCAGCGCTTGACGGCGGAGGGGATGTCGATCGCCGATCCCGGCGGCAGCGGCATTCCCGCAAGGCTCAACGGCAATTACGGCATCTTCGCCGTGATCGAGCAGGTGCTGTATCGTCCGCCTGAGGTCACCGAGACCAGCACGTCGGCCTCGCTCCCCGGCATCACCGCGTTCGGCCGCATCGCCTACAGCCCGCCGGATCGCAATCTGATCGACCTCTATATGGACGGCGGCATCGGCTTCGTCGGCTTCACGCCGGGCCGCCCGCTCGACCGCTTCGGCGTGGCCATGGCTTACATGCGGATCTCGAACAGCGCGCGCAATCTCGACGTCGACACGCAGGCCTTCACCGGCATCCGAAGCCCGGTGCGCAGCAACGAGACGCTGATCGAGATGATCTACGAGGCGCACATCAAGCCGGGCTGGCTGATCGCGCCTTACTTTCAATATGTGTTCCGTCCCTCCGGCGGCATCGCGAATCCGAACGATCCGAGCGGTATTTCCAGGATCGGTGACGCCGCGGTGTTCGGCGTCACCACCACGATCCGGTACTAG